The nucleotide sequence GCAGGACCATTAAGTTCGAATTTTATCATATCTAGTGCAGTAGGACATCTGTTTCCTTCTTCATCAACCACTTCCACTTGTATCAATCCGAGGTCGTGTCCATTAGCTATCATTCCTTCTGGTCTTTGGATTAAGCTTAATTTTAGAGACTTTGGCTCTCCGGCAGTGAGTATCTCATCTTCACTGACAGCCTCACCATTTTCGTTATAACTGACCGCTTTTATGGAGCCTGGCCGCCAAGCAACATCTTTAAAGGTAAAAAGAAAGCGATGGGACTGCACACCTTTGCCTAGCGATCTGTTATTGATGAATAATTCTACTTCTTCTGCATTAGATACTACATATATGGGTTTTTCTACACCCTTTTCATAATTCCAATGGCCAATAATATGCGTACGGGAATTTTCGGGGTCTACCCATCCATCCCACATGACCTGATGGGCATAAAATCCGTCTTTTGGAATGCGCATGGGATCGACTTCTCCACTTCTTCTGTAATTTTCGGCACCCCTAAAGTGGGTCTGGGTGTCTGAAAAGATGATGTTGACACCACCTGAACTTACCCTTCTTCCTGTCCCAGGACGTTCGCGAAAATAATCATACCATCTAATTATATTTTCAATGGCATGGGAATCTTGGTTACGGTTGTATGCACTTGCATTTTTGCCTTTATAGAGAGGACCATCACCGTCTTTATGATAAGGAGGGGTGTATTCGTCCCAGTATTTTCGAAGACCCTCGTCTCTTGAGTATTCTGTGGCCCACATAGGCTGATCTGCACTTTTATTTATATAGAGCATTTCACCACCGTATTCGGCTACTTTGCTATCGAGCATTTCTCGGCTTCCAATGGCACGACCACCGTATGGGTCATAAGTGTCCCTGATTTGCTTCATCTCTGACATATGTTCTTCGCTGATATTGTCGTTTCCGCATTCATAGAATAAAATGCTGGGATTATTACGGTTGTAGATGATGGCCTCCCTCATGAGGTTTTTTCGTTGCTCCCATCGGTTGTCCTGTACATCACTTTCTGCATCGCCGGCTGGCATAGCCTGAATAAGCCCCACACGGTCACAGGACGCTATATCCTGTTTCCATGGTGTGATATGCATCCACCGGACTAGGTTGGCATTGCCCTCTACCATCATCCTATTGCTGAAATCACTGAGCCAGGCTGGAACGGACAAGCCCACACCGGGCCATTCGTTGCTGGTCCGTTGGGCATAGCCCTTAATTTGGAGTACTCGGTCATTAAGATAGACCATACCATTTTTAAAGTCCGTCTTCCTGAATCCGGTAGTGGTTTTTACCTCATCAATGACCTCTCCATCAACCAATAACTTAGTGTATACATCATACAAATAGCCATATCCCCAGCTCCAAAAATGGAGACCTTCCACTTTTGCCGAAGCAAATATGTAGTCGGTTTGTCCGGGAGAAAGTGTAGTTGGTGTACTTCCAAATGATTTCAACAGACTTCCATTTTTTTCCTTAATGTCTACTTGGTATTGAAAAGTCTTCGCGGAAGCATATTCATTTCTGATTTGGCTATTGGCAGTTATTGAGGCAGAACCTTCTCTAATATTGATGTCCTGTGCGTAGATATAGACCCCTTCGGTTCCAAGGTTAGCATAAAGGGGCAAAGTCTGATAGAGCTTGTCGGTTATATGCAGGTAAACATTTTTTGGGATCCCACCATAATTTACATTGAAATTGCGGTCGCTCCATTGGAACTTAGTACCCGTGGATTTTTCTCTATAGTCCCAATCATTGTCTGTCCTCACTGCAATTATATTGGTAGCAGGGGATGGCTTTAATAGGTCTGAAACGTCGAACCCCACGGCCATGGCCCCATTTTCATGCCGTCCGATATGGATTCCGTTGATATAAAATTCTCCACCTTGGCGCACCCCCTCAAATTCCAAAAAAACTTTTTTCCCCTCGGTTCCTTTTGGGAGTACAAAGTTCTTTCTGTACCATGCAATACCGGTTGACATGCTATGAATGTCTACTTTGAATGCCTCATCCTCATTCCAGGCATAAGGCAGGGTTACTTCCTTCCATTGCCTGTCATTGAATTTTGGGTTTTCGGCACCTTCAGGATTACCGACTTCTACTTTCCAATTTGAATTGAAATTATAGGTAGTCCTTTGGGCTTGTACACAGTGAAATAGGAGGATTTCTCCAATTAGTAAAAGGAGTTTGAATTTCATGGTTATTATTGGAAATTGTTAAAAACTTATCTTCTGTAAAAGGTTAACTGTAACAAAAACTAATTGCATCTGGTATTTAGAATTATTTATTAGAATGGACCGCGCAATTGAGATATATGTTTAATTTCTATTGTATAAAATAAATTATCAGCTATTTAAGCTCCATAAGTACCAAGGGAGGGTTAAGTATGACCAATAACATATTGATTTAGGTGGTTTTCGTATAATTGCCCTTTTATATTACTTATCAAGAAAATTAAATCTGATTATCCGCAATGATGCCAGTAACCTTAAATCCTTTGCTTAAGTGGTCGGGAGTTTGAAGACTGAAGACCGAAGGAGTTGATATTTAAATTAAAACGAACATTTCGATTCGCTTTTAACTTTTACTGGTGCAATTGCGCGGATATACATAAAATTAAATGAGAATTTTAAAAAAAGTATGCTGCGGTGTACTGATGATGTATTGATATTATAGTAAGATGTAGCTTTTTATACAAAAACCTCTTTTTAGTCTTGTAAGTCTGGAGCTCGGAACTTGCATTCTTTTGATATTAGAAAATAAATTTCATCAGAGAGTAACCCTGCCCCGACAAGTAAATGGTGGGAAATATTGGTTTTGGGATATGTTTAATCGGTTAGCAGACTATATGATTAAAACCTGTAGGAGTTGATATGGGGAGTCCTCTGGGACTTGGGAATAGGAGCTTGTTATGAGAGAACTCAGGCTGGGTTAGCTTGATGAGTCAGCGACTCAATTTTAATAGGGCAATGACTGGGGAGGTTAACCAAAGCTTTGTGGCTATATTGAAGTCTGATATGGACATCCCAAAGGCCTACAATTTATTGGTCCAGAATTCAAATCTTGACCAATAAGTGTCTAGTAACCTTGAAAGGGTGAAGTATTCCACTGTACCCAAATATCCTTGGAATTTATAATTCCCGTTAGGCTGAAAGATTTTAATTCTTGGGAGTTGTTATAAGCAAAGGAGAGACATAAAGGGAATACCGAGGAGAGGTACTGGGAACGTCCAGATTTTATTAAGTGGTTTTGGAGGGGAAAAAGGGACTACCTTGCAAGCTGGCTATTCGTTTAAATCAGTCACTGACTGTTTTATTTACGCTCGTTCCCCTTTGAATGCTCCCATGCCTCGTATACCCCTAGTATACTATACGTTTACTTTTGGCTAAATTCTAAGAAAATGTGGTACTTTTTGAAGTGTGTTTTACACTATCTAAATATTATCTCTTAGACTGTTTACTTTTTTCTGAAGTCAAACATGATTTTAGTCTAAAATTAGACTATGTTGATCTTATTTTTTTAAAAAAAAATCATTTAATTATTGTAGATTAAAAAAAAATATTTGTTTTCAATATTCCCATTTGCTAACCGTTATGATTGCATTAAGCCAATTAGAAGACCAAAAACTGATCATTTTACTAAAAAAGGGAAATGATGAAGCATTTACAGCATTATATAATCGGTATTGGAAATCATTATATAAGACAGCAAATGCGATCATTAAGGATGAATCAATTGCAAGTGATATAGTTCAGGATGTCTTTGTTAGCTTATGGCAAAGGAAAGATGAAATTGAAGTATCATCTTTAAAGGCATATTTGCATCAAGCTACACGCTTTGCTGTTTTTAAAGCTATAAGACAAAATAAAGTAGACGCAGAATTCTATGAAAGAGTAAGGCAAGTTTCTGTAGAAATTATAACAGATAACCCATATTTGTTTAAAGAACAGCAACAATTGCTCGATAGAATAGTTAATTCGTTGCCAGATAACTGTAAAGATACATTTAAGTTGAGCAGGGAAGAAGGATTAACTTATAGACAAATTGCACAAAAGCTAAAAGTTTCGGAAAAGACAGTTGAAAAACGTATTTCAAAATCACTCCGTTATATTAGAAATGGGCTGAATATTGAATTGTGTCTTGGGATCATTTATTGTGTTTTTAAGTGATGTCAAAACTTAGAATGTTTTGTGTATATGGAGGCAGTATCTTTTAGTTTAAATTGATTTTATTAGTGCAATTACAAGTTATGGATAAAATAACATTTCAACATCTAGCAGATAAATTTGTGCAAGGCAAAACAAATAAGTCTGAGAATATCCTACTTAAGGAGTATTATAGGAAGTTAAGTATCAATGGCAATATTGAAATTTCCAAAGAGAAAGAAGAGAGCATAAGGACTTCAATTTTGCATGAAATTAGAAATAGGATTCATGAAGAAAATGTGCGCTTAAATCATCGGAATGCTACTAAATCAACTAAGAATATTTTCTTTAGAACTGGGGTGGCTGCGATCATCGTTTTGGGGATACTTCTTGTAGGAAGCGTTTTTTACCACCAATTGGATATTAGTAGGAATAACCTAGCTTATGATATGGACTTTCCTCCCGGTAAGGAAAAAGCCATACTTACAATGTCAAATGGGGAAAAGATAAATTTACTTGATTTAAAAGAGGGTGACGTTTTGGATATTGAAGGAGGAAAAATTACTAAAAGTGCAGAAGGTCAGGTAATATATAATGCATCATCTAATACGGACGATTTATCGGATAGGTATAATAGCATAAGCACCCCTGTTGGAGGAAAATATCAAGTTATACTACCTGATGGCTCTAAAGTTTGGTTAAATTCTTCATCCGAAATTGAATATCCGATAGCCTTCTCATCAGATGAAAGAAAAGTCAAGCTAAAAGGTGAAGCTTATTTTGAGGTAGAAAGTGATTTGAAAAGGCCGTTTTCTGTTGAAAGTGAAGGACAAGTAGTGACTGTTCACGGAACTCATTTTAATATTAATTCCTATTCTGAAGAAGGGGCGATAAAGACAACCCTAGTTGAGGGGAGTATAAGTGTTAAAAACACTTTAACCAATGATTCGAAATTACTGATCCCAGGTAATCAATCAGCAATTTACCGTGATTCTTTGGCTGTATATGAAGTTTCTGTTGATGAAAGTATTGCTTGGAAAGATGGTTATTTTCTTTTTAATGAAACAGACTTGAAGAGTATTATGAGACAAATAGAAAGGTGGTATGGGGTTGAAGTAGAGTATGAAAGCATCCCTGATGTTGAATTTTTTGGAAAAATCAGCCGTTCTTCGACCCTTTCCAGGGTACTAAAATTAATGGAACAAACTAGTGATGTTAACTTTGTGGTGAAAGGGGATAAGATTTCTTGTGAAAATTTAGGGCAGAAATAGAATCTTTCTAGAAATGAAATATTTCTTGTAAGATAAAATAGGAGGAGTGTTTGGTAAAAAGGTAGCCGTTCATGCCAGAAACACCTAGGGGGGCAGGTGCAAAGTCCCGGAGAGTCAGTTATTAGTAAGTATTTTGAACTTGTAAAAATCTATATGAATAAATTAATATTAATTTTTTGTGTATTACGGTAGGGTGAGGATTGAATTTTGGTACTTGTAATAAAGGTCGATATAAAAATTGTATTGATCGGTATTTGTGGTTTGTTTAGGTATAATTAGGAGTTTAATGCCTAATTATTCAATCCATTAATATTGTGTGAAAAATCAGAGATGTGTAAATGATTTATTTCTGAAAATTCTTATTGTTAGAATTAACTTATATGTATATCTGCAATTGCACCTGTAGCCCCAAATAAATTAATAGTGATATTTTATACCAATTTCTTCATTTGCAGAAATGCCATATGATAAGTGAACGAATGATACAAAACTATTTCGAGAGTTCTGTTATAAACCTAACAGATGATATTTTGGCCAAAAACTATTAGATAGGCTCGTCATTGTCGCTATTTATCCATTCTGGTATGCTTGCGTGTAATCGTATAAAATAAGTTTGGTTTAGATAAATTTATTGAAATGAAATGAGGTTTATATTTCTATTAAGCTGGCTGACCGTAGGGCTTAATCTTTTAGTACTTGCTCAAAGCAAAACTTTTACACCAAAAATAATTGTTTATCCTGATGAAAAATTAGGCCCTGTTAAACCAATACATGGTGTGAATTGTGGTCCAATAGACAGAAACTATTTATTTGACTTTTCAGATTACTTTAAGGAGGCATCAATACCTTCTGTTCGTTTACATGATGCTCCGCTTAAAATATTAGATGTTGTTGATCTTCATTGTCTTTTTCCTGATCCCTCTGCAGATCCTGAAGATCCTAATAATTACGATTTTACACTAACAGACGATTATCTCAAAACAGTAAAAGCTACTGGAGCTGAAATTTATTTTCGTCTAGGGGAGAGTATTGAACATCAGCCAACTAAGAAGTATGTCCGGCCAGAACTATGGGATCCTTCACAACTTGCAAAAGTCTGTGTAAATATTGTGCGGCATTACAATGATGGTTGGAATAATGGATTCTATTGGGGAATTAAATACTGGGAATTTTGGAATGAGCCCGATTTAGATAAACGGACCTGGACCGGTACACCAGATGAGTTTTTTATTTATTATAAAGCCGTTGCCAATGCCCTTAAAAACTATAATGGTTTACTTAAGGTAGGTGGAGCATCTTTTGCAGGGGCTCATGTTATTTTTGATACTAATAATCCTTATCATAGTTTTTTTCAAAAATGTGCGCAACAAAAAGTTCCCCTTGATTTTGTTTCGTGGCATATCTATCCATCAAGCTGGAAAGCTGTAGCCAACTCTGCTGAAAAAGTTAGATATGCACTTGATACGATGGGTTTTTCTAAAACTGAGAGTCATTTAACTGAATGGACGTACTTAGCCCAAGATAAAAAAGGAAGGAATGTGTTTAATACCCGAAAAAATAAGCAATGGGAAGCGTTTGGTAAGATTCGAGATTTTCAGTTAGGTGCTTCCCGAACCCCATTTATATTCGGTTTGCTATCAATGTTTCAAGACCTTCCTATAGATAAAGCTCACCATTATACTGGTGATACTGCCCCAGAGTGGGGTGCTTTTGATTTCAATGGATTGCCAAACAATGTTTATGTTGCACTTAATACTTTTTCACAATTTACAAAGGGGGAAAACCAAAGAGTGCTAAGCGAGGTCTCTTTTGAAAAAATCAATGTTTTAGCGTGCAAAGATGGAGAGCAATTGAATATCGGTATCGCCAATCTTGATGACGCGGTTACTAAAATTAATCTGAAAATTGAGACACTAGGTAGGAAAAACTTAAAAGTTGTGAAGATATCCCAGTATGAAAGCGACTGGAAGGACATAATATTTAGTCAAGAGGATTTTTCAGAGGATTTGGTTGTGCCTATTGCAGGTCCTGGATTAACCTTGGTAACATTAATAGATGAATAATTTTATAGGCTTAATCTTATAAGGGTAAGTATATAATCAAAGATGTCAGCACTTAGCTACATATGATTAGGCCTTGCTGAACCTTGCCCTTTTGATCAGACGATATGTGGAATATCAGGAAAAGCAAGAAAAGAAGTTTGAAAGGTAAATAAAGTTAACATATGGGAAAACTGCCCTTGCCTCCTCAGGGGGCAAGGGCAGTTTTCCGAGACTGTAATCTAAACTCTGTCTGAGACTTTGAAAATCAATTAAAGTTTATAAGATAGAGAGATATGAGCGAAGAACAAGAATCAGCATTTAAGAAGAAAGTACTTGACCAGTTTTTATCAGGAGAGTCCCTGTTCGGCAAGAACGGTGCGCTGTCTCCGATGTTGAAGGAGTTTTTGGAGGAAGCCCTCCAGGCTGAGATGGACGAGCACCTTCGGGATGAAGATGCAGGCCACAGTGCAGGCAACAAACGTAACGGCAAGGGCAGCAAGCGTGTGAAGAGCAACTTGGGAGAAGTGGAGATCGAGACGCCCCAGGACCGTCACAGCAGCTTTGAACCTAAGATCGTCGAGAAGCGCCAGCGTATCCTTGCCGATAACCTTGAGAAGCAGATCATAGGGATGTACTGGCTTGGCAGTAGCTTACGTGACATCTCCGGGTACATCAAGGAAATGTACGATACGGAGGTCTCCACGCAGGTGATAAGCGATATTACCGACCGTGTCGTCCCGAAAGTCAAGGAGTGGCAGAACAGGCCGTTGGAAGAGGTCTATTGCATTGTATGGCTTGATGCCATGCACTTCAAGGTACGTGAGGAAGGAAAGGTACGCCATAAGGCCCTATACAATGTATTAGGGATCAACCGTGAGGGGAAGAAGGAGGTACTGGGCATGTACCTTTCCGAAAGCGAGGGGGCGAACTTCTGGCTACAGGTACTCAGCGATCTACAGCACCGTGGAGTACAGGATATCCTGATCGCCTGTACCGATAACCTTAAGGGCTTTCCCGAGGCGATCGGGTCGATTTTCCCGAAAACAGAGATCCAGCTCTGCGTGGTCCACCAGATCCGGAACAGCCTGAAGTACGTGGCCAGCAAAAACCAAAAGGAGTTTGCCGGTGACCTGAAGAAGATCTATAAGGCCGAGACAAAGGACCTGGCCGAATCGGCATTGTTGGAACTGGAAGAAAAGTGGGGGAAGAAATACCCCATAGTGATCCGTTCCTGGAACGACAACTGGGAGAGGCTGAGTGCCTTCTTTGCCTATACACCGCCCATCAGGAAGCTGATCTATACCACCAATGCGGTGGAAGGCTTCCATCGGCAGGTAAGAAAGGTGACCAAGACCAAAGGGGCATTTACCAGTGACATGGCACTTCTAAAGCTGGTCTATCTGGCCACGCAGCGGATCGAGAAAAAATGGACGACCCCTTTACAGAACTGGAGCTTGACAGTCCAGCAGCTGGCCATTAAATTTGAGGGGAGGCTCCGGTTGGACATCAATACGGAAACCTAATCATTTAGTGAGGAATTTTTTCCCTTCCCGGGGGCTAGCCCCCGGGAAGGGAAAGGACAGAGTTGAGATAACACTCCCAGTTTTCCCCCCTTACAGGGGGTATCACAAATCCCCTTCCTTTGGATGGGGATGTTTTAATTTATCCATTTTTTATGCTGGATATGTCCCTAACAAAAAATAAAAGTTAATAATTATGTGTATCCGTAAGAGTGCACGTAATAAAATATGACAATACGTGTCATTAAATTTCAAGGTATCAGGATAGTTGTTTTCTTGCATAAAAACAAGAAAAGCTATGAACCTTATAGAATTTACGGGCCATTTCCCAGATGAGGAAAGTTGTGAACAATACATCAAGAAATACCGTGAGAAAAGCGGTATACGGTGCAAAAACTGTGAGAAGATAACCCGACACTATTGGTTTGCCAACGGCAGGTTTTTCGAATGCAGCAGTTGTCGGAGACGTTCTTCTCTTAAATCAGGGACGGTAATGGAAAACAGCAAGCTTCCGCTCCGTATCTGGCTATTGGCCATGCTGTTTATGTCGGCGACCAAGAAAGGGTTTTCCTGCCTTGAGCTCCAGCGGCAACTGGGGCTTAGCCGATATGAGACCACTTTCCGTCTGATGCACAGGATACGGTCAGCCATGGGACAACGAGATGAGCTTTATATCCTCAGTGACATGATTGAATATGACGAGTGTTATATGGAAACCGTACAGGAGAACCAGATCTTGGGTCAGCTTAAACGTGGAAAAGGCAGCCAGAAACAGACCGCAGTAGCGGTGGCGGCCGAATCGGTACCCTTGGAAGACCTGGATTCCGGGCAGAAAACAAAGCGCTGTGGCTATTTCAAAATGAGGGTCATGGACAAAGTGGACTGCGAGAGTGTCAATGCCTTTATCCGGGCCAATACCGTAGGGGATGTGGTACTGTTTACAGACAAGAACACGGCCTACTCGAAAATAGAGGAAGTGGTGGCCACCCATTTGGCCGTTCCATCGGGAAAGGGGTCCGTAAACGACACCTTAAAATGGGTACACAAAGCAATCAGTAATCTTAAAAGAACCCTGTTGGGGGTATATCACATGATAACTTATAAATATTTGCAGAACTATTTAAATGAGTTTGTTTACAGATTGAACCGAAGATATTTTGGCAAAGGACTCTTTGAAAGGCTCGTTATTGCCGCAACTTACCCATACGTGCAGTAAAACGGATACACATATTAATAATACTTTCAGGTATACATTAGTCAAAGGTCTTCCTGTTTTTTGGCAATCAAATAAGTAAGCAATTCCCAAGAGTTAGAACGGATTTTTTTATATCCATTGTTTTAAATGGCAGTAATAGAATTACTATTTGATATTTTTTAGTGATGCTTTACCAAGATTTAAAGCTATTGTTCTATTTAATTTTAGATTTATATATGAGTGTTTTACACTTGTGAAAATCTATAGGAATAAATTAATATTAATTTTTTTGTGTATAACGGTAGGGTAGGATTTAATTTTTGGTACTTATAATAAAGTGCAATATAAAATATATGTATTTGTGGGTTTTGTAGTTTGTTTTAATGTAGTGATGGGTTTAATGCCAAATTATACAGGCCATTGGTGATCTGTTATAAACCTGAGACACATAAGTACTTAATTTATTTGCCCAAATTCTTATTTATAAAATTAACTTAATCAAATAACCTCAACCTTAATAAAATTTGTATGAATAAATACATGCATCCGAATCAATACAAAAAGCGAGATTGTCTTGCTTTTTGTAGCCGAAGGAAAATGTTTTTTTGCACCTTATTTACTTTTGCGTTAATAATAAGTTTTTCGCATAAGGTATGCTCAAATACTTTTCGTCAAAGTAGAATAACACTTTCGTTTTCTGAAGCTTCTCTAAAGCATGTAATGACGGAAATCGGAAAACAAAGCGGCTATGAATTTATTTGTAGTGTTTCTTATTTAAAACAAGCAAATCCGGTTACCATTCAGGTAAAAGATAAAGGAATTGAAGAGGTTTTAGAATCCGTATTCGAAAATCAGCCCTTCAAATATGTTTTGGATGAGAGGACTATCATTGTCCAGCCCAAAGCTGTTAAATTACCACTCTTTAATCCTTCACAGACTTTAATAAGACAGGATACTGTTATCACTGGAAAAGTAATGGATTCGCTCAGTGTTTCTCTTCCAGGTGCCACTGTAAGACTAAAAGGAACCAATATAGGGACTGTTACAGATCTTGATGGTAATTTTAGATTAAAGGTTCCGGATTCGAAAGGAATATTGGTGATTTCTTTTGTCTCTTTTGAACCAAAGGAAATAAGCATTGGGTCGGGACTTTATAAGGAAGTAAGATTAAGGGAGTCAAAAAATGCCCTTAATGAAGTAGTGGTTGTAGGCTATAGTGAGCAAAAAAAGATATCCGTAACAGGAGCGATTTCCTCTATTGGAACCAAAGAGTTATTGCAATCTCCTGTTGCTAATGTAAGTAATATGCTTGCAGGAAGGTTACCAGGACTTGTGGCAGTACAACGTAGTGGTGAACCAGGTGCAGATGGTTCTACCTTAAAGATTAGGGGTATTGGGACATTATATGAAGGAGAGGAATCAGACCCATTGGTAATGGTTGATGGAATTGAAAGAAAGGATTTCAACTCTATTGATCCTAATGAAATAGAAACAATATCTATACTAAAGGATGCATCTTCAACGGCCATTTACGGTATTAGAGGGGCCAATGGTGTAATACTAATAACTACAAAGAGGGGACTTTCAGGGCCTCCCAGAGTTAGCTTTACAGCCAATACTGCAGTACAGATGGCTGTGGCCCCACCAGGAACGGTAAATGCATATGAATATGTCACTTTGAGAAATGAGGCTGCTCGTAATGACGGGATAGCGGAAGAAAATTTGCCTTTCTCTCCTGATGAAGTGGAATTATACCGAACTGGTGAGGATCCAATTCTTCATCCGGATGTTGATTGGTATGATATGCTCATCAAACCCTATTCGCTTCAAAGCCAATATAATTTGGGCATAAGGGGCGGAAATGAATTTGCCAAGTACTTTGTTTCTCTGGGTTTATTTGATCAAAATGCTGCCTATAGATTTAATGATTACAATGAATTTAACACAAATGCTAAATATCGCAGATATAATTTTAGGTCTAACCTTGATTTTAATATAACTAAACGATTTACTGTTCGTGTTAATCTTGCTAGTCAAATTGCAAACTCTAATTACCCAGGTTTATCTTCTTCTGATTTATGGTCAAAAGCCCAAGGAAGTAACCCTATTGTTTCTCCCGGAATGGTGGATGGTAGGATAGTGGTGCTTGGAACAGCTACTTCATCTCCCTTATCTGAACTTTTGGGGCAAGGGTATCGAAATAATTTTAATAGTAATATCAATTCTTCTGTAACGCTTGAACATAAGCTCGATTTTGTTACTCCAGGACTTTCAGTTGGCGGTACAATGGCCTACGATAGCTGGTATAGTCATAATATTTCTAGAAGTAAGCCTATTGTAATTTATACAGCTCTGCCTGATCCTGAAAACCCTGATAATATTCTCTATATCCCTAGAGGTGAAGATGGGGTATTAGGTTATTCGCAAGGTTTTGGTAAAAGAAGGAAGGTATATGCTGAATTAAAATTGAACTATTCTAGGCAATTTGGAGACAATTATTTTACAGGACTTATTTTATATAACCAATCAAAAGAACATGATCCTGGC is from Echinicola marina and encodes:
- a CDS encoding TonB-dependent receptor produces the protein MTEIGKQSGYEFICSVSYLKQANPVTIQVKDKGIEEVLESVFENQPFKYVLDERTIIVQPKAVKLPLFNPSQTLIRQDTVITGKVMDSLSVSLPGATVRLKGTNIGTVTDLDGNFRLKVPDSKGILVISFVSFEPKEISIGSGLYKEVRLRESKNALNEVVVVGYSEQKKISVTGAISSIGTKELLQSPVANVSNMLAGRLPGLVAVQRSGEPGADGSTLKIRGIGTLYEGEESDPLVMVDGIERKDFNSIDPNEIETISILKDASSTAIYGIRGANGVILITTKRGLSGPPRVSFTANTAVQMAVAPPGTVNAYEYVTLRNEAARNDGIAEENLPFSPDEVELYRTGEDPILHPDVDWYDMLIKPYSLQSQYNLGIRGGNEFAKYFVSLGLFDQNAAYRFNDYNEFNTNAKYRRYNFRSNLDFNITKRFTVRVNLASQIANSNYPGLSSSDLWSKAQGSNPIVSPGMVDGRIVVLGTATSSPLSELLGQGYRNNFNSNINSSVTLEHKLDFVTPGLSVGGTMAYDSWYSHNISRSKPIVIYTALPDPENPDNILYIPRGEDGVLGYSQGFGKRRKVYAELKLNYSRQFGDNYFTGLILYNQSKEHDPGFQYKVPRGLQGVVGRLTYSYKNKYNLEFNMGYNGSENFPKDNRFGFFPAYSAGWVVSEENFFSKNGLISFLKFRGSFGEVGNDKLQGNRFLYLPDAYFYSGSYYFGEAGSTKSGYQRSYEGKLGNPLLTWERAKKLDIGIEINFLNDRISLTGDYFKERRNNILAPRLSVPGIVAADLPAFNLGKVNNEGFEVEGSYRSNANNTLTYWLKGNYALAKNKIIFKDEPPKTYSYQNETGNIVGQFFGLEADGLFNSWEEVNDPDRPVSSYAPNSIQPGDIRYIDQNDDGIIDADDYVPIGHSRFPQNSFGLSFGGAFKGFDFSILFQGASKVSTYLTDQAVWPFLNGSSNAKEIHLERWTQERYDNGEKISFPRLSRSSTAGGNNYAPVSSYWLKDASYVRLKNAEIGYNFSGELLEKFHIRSARVYVNGINLFTWSKIGIFDPEIPSGNGRGYPVQRVFNLGANFQF